In a single window of the Streptacidiphilus sp. P02-A3a genome:
- a CDS encoding Pls/PosA family non-ribosomal peptide synthetase — protein sequence MTTAVRHSTVGQDSTVELDAAPSGLALFSGAPAPEPRTLLDILDATTRDHPNEPALDDGSTVLSYRALAAEVDTLRAALAAAGVGVGDRVGIRVPSGTADLYVAILAVLAAGAAYVPVDAEDPDERAALVFGEAAVCAVVGAERLVTPVAEPHGRPGRPGTGDDAWIIFTSGSTGKPKGVAVTHRNAAAFVDAEAALFQQEEPLGPGDRVMAGLSVAFDASCEEMWLAWRYGACLVTVPRARVRSGADLGPWLVEQEITAVSTVPTLAALWPADALGDVRLLIFGGEACPPELAERLATEGREVWNTYGPTEATVVACAAPLTGRAPVRIGLPLDGWELAVVDAAGQVVPMGESGQLVIGGVGLARYLDPVKDAEKYAPLESTGWERAYRSGDLVLAQPEGLVFLGRADEQVKLGGRRIELGEVDAVLQSLTGVTGAAAAVRTARGGNQLLVGYLATTPDFDHEAAVARLRAELPSAMVPLLTQVDELPVRTSGKVDRNALPWPLPALDQVGAAEQLYGTEAWLAEQWSEVLGVPVGSARADFFASGGSSLGAAQLVTLIRRRYPHAAVSDIYQYPVLSALAARLAAGSQDDAAVREVVPTPRRAGAVQLLLTLPLLTVVGLRWTVVLAALCDVLGWQPTTSWWGIAAAAAVLWTPPGRIAIAAGGARLLLRGVQPGDHPRGGSAHLRLWAAERLAELSGATALSGSWLVRYARALGGKVGDDVDLHTLPPVTGWLRLGKGCAVEAETDLSGWWLDGDVLHLGPVRVGAGATVGTRSILFPGARVGKRAEIVAGSAVTGQVPTGQRWAGAPAAKTGRANHNWPEQRPPRKARWALMYGAGGIGLTLLPLVAAAAGIGVLAALWPASPWPGMLLAVPLATLTGALTYALLILVAVRLLSLGLRTGHHALHSRTAWQAWTVIQLMDLARGSLFPLYASSLTPVWLRALGMKVGHGVEASTVLALPSMTTVGDGAFLADDTLIAPYELGGGWLRIDAAEIGERAFLGNSGMTAPGRSVPDRGLVGVLSATPKKAKKGSSYLGMPPMKLPRRADSADQGLTYAPSVGLRWQRGLVESLRLVPVMLSVGLALGVLAVLRELARSQGYAVAGLLSGAVLLAAGLLACLVSLTAKWLLIGRFTAVEHPLWSGHVWRDELADTFTEVLAAPWLLNAVPGTPLMNLWLRGLGARIGRGVWCESYWLPEADLVTLGDGVSINRGCVVQTHLFHDRIMRMDSVVLQEGATLGPHGIVLPGTTIGARTTLGPASLVMRGETVPADSRWLGNPIAAWPRT from the coding sequence ATGACCACGGCCGTACGCCACTCCACGGTGGGGCAGGACTCCACGGTGGAGCTCGACGCCGCACCCAGCGGGCTCGCCCTGTTCTCCGGAGCCCCGGCTCCGGAGCCGCGCACCCTGCTGGACATCCTCGACGCCACCACCCGGGACCACCCGAACGAGCCCGCGCTGGACGACGGCAGCACCGTGCTGAGCTACCGCGCCCTCGCCGCCGAGGTCGACACCCTGCGCGCCGCCCTCGCCGCGGCCGGGGTCGGGGTCGGCGACCGGGTCGGGATCCGGGTGCCCTCCGGCACCGCCGACCTCTACGTGGCGATCCTCGCCGTCCTCGCCGCGGGTGCCGCCTACGTGCCGGTCGACGCCGAGGACCCGGACGAGCGGGCCGCGCTGGTCTTCGGCGAGGCCGCCGTCTGCGCGGTCGTCGGCGCCGAGCGGCTGGTCACCCCGGTCGCCGAGCCGCACGGCCGCCCCGGCCGCCCCGGCACCGGCGACGACGCCTGGATCATCTTCACCTCCGGCTCCACCGGCAAGCCCAAGGGCGTCGCGGTCACCCACCGCAACGCCGCCGCCTTCGTCGACGCCGAGGCCGCGCTGTTCCAGCAGGAGGAGCCGCTGGGCCCGGGCGACCGGGTGATGGCCGGGCTGTCGGTCGCCTTCGACGCCTCCTGCGAGGAGATGTGGCTGGCCTGGCGCTACGGCGCCTGCCTGGTCACCGTCCCCAGGGCGCGGGTCCGCAGCGGCGCCGACCTCGGCCCCTGGCTGGTCGAGCAGGAGATCACCGCGGTCTCCACGGTGCCCACCCTGGCCGCGCTCTGGCCCGCCGACGCCCTCGGCGACGTCCGGCTGCTGATCTTCGGCGGTGAGGCCTGCCCGCCGGAGCTGGCCGAACGCCTCGCCACCGAGGGCCGCGAGGTGTGGAACACCTACGGCCCGACCGAGGCCACCGTGGTCGCCTGCGCCGCCCCGCTCACCGGCCGCGCCCCGGTCCGGATCGGCCTGCCGCTGGACGGCTGGGAGCTCGCCGTCGTCGACGCCGCGGGACAGGTCGTCCCGATGGGCGAGAGCGGCCAGCTGGTCATCGGCGGCGTCGGCCTCGCCCGCTACCTCGACCCGGTCAAGGACGCGGAGAAGTACGCCCCGCTGGAGTCCACCGGCTGGGAGCGCGCCTACCGCAGCGGCGACCTGGTACTGGCCCAGCCCGAGGGCCTGGTCTTCCTCGGCCGCGCCGACGAGCAGGTCAAACTCGGCGGACGCCGGATCGAGCTCGGCGAGGTCGACGCAGTGCTCCAGTCGCTCACCGGCGTCACCGGCGCCGCCGCCGCCGTCCGCACCGCCCGCGGCGGCAACCAGCTGCTGGTCGGCTACCTGGCCACCACCCCCGACTTCGACCACGAGGCCGCCGTCGCCCGGCTCCGCGCCGAGCTGCCGTCCGCCATGGTCCCGCTGCTCACCCAGGTCGACGAGCTGCCGGTGCGCACCTCCGGCAAGGTCGACCGGAACGCCCTGCCCTGGCCGCTGCCCGCGCTCGACCAGGTCGGCGCCGCCGAACAGCTCTACGGCACCGAGGCCTGGCTCGCCGAGCAGTGGAGCGAGGTGCTCGGCGTGCCCGTCGGCAGCGCCCGGGCCGACTTCTTCGCCAGCGGCGGCAGCAGCCTCGGCGCCGCCCAGCTGGTCACCCTGATCCGGCGGCGCTACCCGCACGCCGCCGTCAGCGACATCTACCAGTACCCGGTGCTGAGCGCCCTCGCCGCCCGGCTCGCGGCCGGCAGCCAGGACGACGCCGCGGTCCGCGAGGTGGTGCCCACCCCGCGCCGCGCCGGAGCCGTGCAGCTGCTGCTCACCCTCCCGCTGCTGACCGTCGTCGGCCTGCGCTGGACCGTGGTGCTGGCCGCGCTCTGCGACGTCCTCGGCTGGCAGCCGACCACCTCCTGGTGGGGGATCGCCGCCGCCGCGGCCGTGCTGTGGACCCCGCCCGGACGGATCGCCATCGCCGCCGGGGGCGCCCGGCTGCTGCTGCGCGGCGTCCAGCCCGGCGACCACCCGCGCGGCGGCAGCGCGCACCTGCGGCTGTGGGCCGCCGAACGGCTGGCCGAGCTCAGCGGCGCCACCGCGCTGTCCGGCTCCTGGCTGGTCCGCTACGCCCGGGCGCTCGGCGGCAAGGTCGGCGACGACGTGGACCTGCACACCCTGCCGCCGGTCACCGGCTGGCTGCGGCTCGGCAAGGGCTGCGCGGTCGAGGCCGAGACCGACCTCTCCGGCTGGTGGCTGGACGGCGACGTGCTGCACCTCGGCCCGGTCCGGGTCGGCGCGGGCGCCACCGTCGGCACCCGCAGCATCCTGTTCCCCGGCGCCCGGGTCGGCAAGCGCGCCGAGATCGTCGCCGGATCCGCGGTCACCGGCCAGGTCCCCACCGGCCAGCGCTGGGCCGGCGCGCCCGCCGCCAAGACCGGCCGGGCCAACCACAACTGGCCCGAGCAGCGCCCGCCCCGCAAGGCCCGCTGGGCGCTGATGTACGGCGCCGGCGGGATCGGCCTGACCCTGCTGCCGCTGGTCGCCGCCGCCGCCGGGATCGGCGTGCTGGCCGCGCTGTGGCCCGCCTCGCCGTGGCCCGGCATGCTGCTCGCGGTCCCGCTGGCCACCCTCACCGGCGCGCTCACCTACGCGCTGCTGATCCTGGTCGCGGTCCGGCTGCTCAGCCTCGGCCTGCGCACCGGCCACCACGCCCTGCACAGCCGCACCGCCTGGCAGGCCTGGACCGTGATCCAGCTGATGGACCTCGCCCGGGGCAGCCTCTTCCCGCTCTACGCCAGCAGCCTCACCCCGGTCTGGCTGCGGGCGCTCGGGATGAAGGTCGGCCACGGCGTCGAGGCCTCCACCGTGCTCGCGCTGCCGTCCATGACCACCGTCGGCGACGGTGCCTTCCTCGCCGACGACACCCTGATCGCCCCCTACGAACTCGGCGGCGGCTGGCTGCGGATCGACGCCGCCGAGATCGGCGAGCGCGCCTTCCTCGGCAACTCCGGGATGACCGCGCCCGGCCGCAGCGTCCCCGACCGGGGCCTGGTCGGGGTGCTCTCGGCCACCCCCAAGAAGGCCAAGAAGGGCAGCTCCTACCTCGGCATGCCGCCGATGAAGCTGCCCCGCCGCGCCGACTCCGCCGACCAGGGCCTGACCTATGCCCCCTCGGTCGGGCTCCGCTGGCAGCGCGGCCTGGTCGAGTCGCTGCGGCTGGTCCCGGTGATGCTGTCGGTCGGGCTCGCCCTCGGCGTGCTGGCGGTGCTGCGGGAGCTGGCCCGGAGCCAGGGCTACGCCGTGGCCGGGCTGCTCTCCGGCGCGGTGCTGCTCGCCGCCGGGCTGCTCGCCTGCCTGGTCTCGCTCACCGCCAAGTGGCTGCTGATCGGCCGGTTCACCGCCGTCGAGCACCCGCTGTGGAGCGGCCACGTCTGGCGCGACGAGCTCGCCGACACCTTCACCGAGGTGCTGGCCGCGCCCTGGCTGCTGAACGCCGTCCCCGGCACCCCGCTGATGAACCTGTGGCTGCGCGGCCTCGGCGCCCGGATCGGCCGCGGCGTGTGGTGCGAGAGCTACTGGCTGCCCGAGGCCGACCTGGTCACCCTCGGTGACGGGGTCAGCATCAACCGCGGCTGCGTGGTGCAGACCCACCTGTTCCACGACCGGATCATGCGGATGGATTCGGTGGTGCTCCAGGAGGGTGCGACGCTCGGCCCGCACGGTATCGTCCTGCCGGGGACCACGATCGGGGCCCGGACCACCCTCGGCCCGGCATCCCTGGTGATGCGCGGCGAGACCGTGCCCGCGGACAGCCGCTGGCTCGGCAACCCGATCGCCGCCTGGCCACGCACCTGA